TTGGTCAAAATACGATCCGTGTTCCCATTGGGTGCGCAGGCCGTGGCTGGTTCCAGCCAATCAGCCAGCGCGCGTCCCGCCCAGGGAAGGGATAAAAGCAGGAGCCGCCGTGCGGCAGAATGGGTTCACTCTGACTGGTAACGGTGAGGCCGGTCCGTAGCTCTTAACTGCCTGAAACATGTCTGGCCGCGGCAAGCAGGGAGGCAAAGTCCGAGCTAAGGCCAAGTCGCGCTCGTCGCGGGCCGGGCTGCAGTTCCCCGTGGGCCGAGTGCACCGTCTCCTTCGGAAAGGTAATTACGCGGAGCGGGTGGGCGCCGGAGCGCCCGTCTACATGGCTGCCGTGCTGGAGTACCTGACGGCCGAGATCCTGGAGCTGGCGGGCAACGCGGCCCGCGACAACAAGAAGACGCGCATCATCCCCCGCCACCTGCAGCT
Above is a window of Colius striatus isolate bColStr4 chromosome 1, bColStr4.1.hap1, whole genome shotgun sequence DNA encoding:
- the LOC104557657 gene encoding histone H2A.J, whose translation is MSGRGKQGGKVRAKAKSRSSRAGLQFPVGRVHRLLRKGNYAERVGAGAPVYMAAVLEYLTAEILELAGNAARDNKKTRIIPRHLQLAIRNDEELNKLLGKVTIAQGGVLPNIQAVLLPKKTDSHKAKSK